The following nucleotide sequence is from Drosophila takahashii strain IR98-3 E-12201 chromosome 3L, DtakHiC1v2, whole genome shotgun sequence.
TACCTTCATCGCCAATACATCAAGGCTCTGTTTGTATATGGTAACGCATTTCCATTAGCTTATCACACATTTCACATTACTCaactaataatttaatttagctaGTAGTATATCAGACCCGTCAAAGACTACCGAAGAAGCCTTTATTACGGCTGAGAACTCTATGGCCGAAACCAGTAAAGAAGATGtggataatttaatttttaatttgaatgacCCCGAGAACGATCTTGTGAAAGAGCAACAACTGTATCTAACAAAGAGGCGACCGTCCAACTTTGAAATCGGATGTCGAGGACTCTATCGCCGAAAAGCAAACCTTGTGTGTCGCTACAAATTCACTACGACCCCATTCCTGCGATTGGCTCCTTTGAAATTTGAGGAAATCAACTTGGATCCCTATATCGCAATGTATCACGAAGTTCTGTACGACTCAGAAATTGAGGAACTTAAAGGGCAATCGATAAACATGATGAATGGTTATGCAGAAGAGAGAAACGGAACAGAAATCAGAGAAACAGTCGCCCGGCATTCCTGGTGGTCTGATACATCTTCACTGCGAGAGCGCATCAATCAGCGCATAATTGATATGACGGGTTTcaatttctcaaaaacggaaaAGTTACAGGTCGCGAACTATGGAGTGGGCACATACTTCAAGCCGCACTTCGATTACACCTCCGATGGATTTGAAACTCCAGATGCTACTGCTTTGGGCGATCGTTTGGCTAGCATTATTTTCTATGTGAGTTTACTCTATTACATGATTGATTGCAATTGTTTAAAAAGTTCTCATTTTAAAGGCTAGCGATGTTTCGCAGGGTGGGGCCACCGTTTTTCCAGAAATAAATGTTTCGATCTTCCCACGAAAGGGTAGCAGTTTGTACTGGTTTAATTTGTTCGATGATGGAAGGCCTAATGTTAGAAGTCAACACGCGGTGTGTCCTGTAATCAATGGAGATAGATGGAGTACGTTATAGAGTAAATTTATGTAATTTACCCTAcgaacttttatttttcagctCTCACGATGTGGGTCCATTTATTTCCTCAAATGTTCACTATGCCATGCAAGTCCTAATTCAAGATCTTCacgaacaataaaatgcagttaTTGTCCATTTTTACTTCAATTGCCATCATAGAAAACCATTTCCAATATACCATGAAATTGCCGCtttgtttaataaatcaaacaaaacGAGTATTTCGTCAATTGTGACGACAGCACATTCAGCATATAAAAGTTCCGACATTTAtgacaaaaatttattatacgATTCTCTAAAAACaaactcttttttatttataaacggAAGTATCACGGAAGTATATACATCAATGCAAAGAACCAAATTTTCCTTTCTTACTTTTACCTTAATTTCTCCTGAACAAATCGATTTTCGAAAAGTCTTATTATCAGAATTTAAAGGTTCGGTCAGactacactgtgcaacatttttagggttataaaatgtaaccgcaattttgatttcatgggcggaaagaactcatcgaaataagctagaacccatttgggtttctctgccttagctcgcgtttacctattatagcgagttaaagttttacatacaaaatttatttgtaacggccatatcttgtgaaccgattaaaatttcactatcaagtcttcagtgattatgtagctatgaacccaaggaactaaattgacaaatgactcttgcgaagacgtacacctagcgcgttaaaaatcgaaaaattaggcaaatttgttttttaacgcgcACCTAGCGCAaggtgctaagtgcgcaagagtcatttgtcaatttagttccttgggttcatagctacatagtCACTGAAGACtggatagtgaaattttaatcggttcacaagatatggccgttacaaataaattttgtatgtaaaactttaactcgctataaaaggttaacgcgagctaagccagagaaacccaaatgggttttagcttatttcgatgagttctttccgcccatgaaatcagaattgcggttacatttttcatgttgcactgtgcTATTGTAGCAAATTTTCAATTCCACGGCATGCATAGAAATCTCCGCGCACATACACCCAGTGCGTTTCGTCACTACGTGTATTTTCGTCTACAGTGATATAACAGAAAAATATCACATTCGTATACATAAGCTAGAATGAAGTGGTTCGCTTTTCAGATCAGCCTTTTATTGGTTGTTTTTCCCCATACATTTTGCCGTGGAGAAACGGAAAACCCGGAAGAAAAAATGATATACAGTACTTCGGTGATGAGCATGGTAAAACTTTTAGAAATAGAAGAATCTTTGAAAGCCAACTTGGAAGTTTACGTTCAAGAAATGCAGTCAAAGCTGGATATGATTAAATTGTAAGTCGTTATAATTTGGTAAGTTTATTTTCTCCTTAATTAGCGAGTATTGTGTGATcacattaaatttattgtatttggCCATTCTtaggttaaattaaaaacataataaactTTCTGCACAAAGTTTACGATTTTACTTAATATTTGTAGATATCAAGAGTCGCTAAAAAGGGAAACGTTAACCACTCTGGAAGAGAAGGAAGAGTATGTGGCCAACCCTTTGAATGCATATCCGTTGCTCAGACGCCTCAATCAAGATTGGCCCAAATGGCTGAGATATATAAAACTGGCGATAGCTACTAGGAAAATCAAAGAAATGGAAGTGCACCTTAAGTCAGCACCAAATGATGATGACCTAAAAGTTGCCCTTAAGGGAATGACCCGAATTGAACAATTTTACGATCAGCACGCAGATGATTTAACCAAGGGTTTTCTAATGGGAAGAAAATTTAAGTGGGTCAacacataaaaaatttaatattaaattaggaAAACTGTAATATTATTGTTCTCACATAGCTCCAAATTGACTGCTCCGGACTGTGTTGCCTTAGGAGATTTCTACTACAACCAAACTCAATACTCCGGATCCACTCACTGGTATCGCATGGCGTTAAGATTGCACACCTTTTCCGAAGGCATGCTGTACGAAAAAGTTTTGGGTTTGAAACGGAAAAGAATCTACAAAAAATATGCCAAGGCCTTACTGAAAGAATGTAAGTTAAGTTCAgggattttaattaatagcCACACGATTTCAAATCTAATTGCAGCCGTAGCGTCGGATAAAGCGAAACTCACTGCGACAGAGACAAATGAATGGGACAACTTGGCCAAACAGGTCGTAAAAGAAGACAACTATGAAAACGTGAAAATGTTAGTTGATGAATACCTGTCAGGTGACGAGAAGATCTTTCAAGAGGAAGCTGCTAGACTAAAGCCCAAGCCATCTAAACTAATGCGCGGTTGCCGAGGCGAGTGGCCGAAGAAATCCTCGCCAGAACTACTATGTCGCTATCAAATGGACACATCAGCGTTTGTTAGGATAGCACCACttaaattggaattcttaAGCCTGAAACCTTTGGTAGTTCTTTACCATGACGTTCTCTATGAAAAGGAATTCAAATCAATGAGAGACATAGCTATATTTAATGCCACTATGAGTGATGGTTGGACATATGTTGAATTTGACAAAAAGGGAAAGCCAAAACCACAGGATCGAGTAGTGAAAATGATTACCTTTCAGGGCACTACGGCCCCATTTACCCTCAGCATCAATCGACGGATTGCAGATATGAGTGGTCTAGAAATGCGAGAGAATATGAATCTGTACCTGACCAATTACGGTCTGGGTGGTCATTTTGGTAAGCATGTGGACTACGTGGAGCTGGCCAAAAGACCTGTGAGTGGTtcttaaaattctttaaaagttCATAAGTTAAATATCTCATATTTTCTTCAGACAGATTTCTTTGCTGACTATGGAGGCGATAGAATAGCTACAGCTTTACTCTATGTAAGTACTAATGTActaattctgaatttaaatatttttatatattttgaaatatttttctttcctttcaCTAAGGCAACTGATGTTCCTTTGGGTGGAACTACTGTTTTTACAAAACTGAAAATAGCCGTGGAACCCAAAAAGGGTAACGCATTGATCTGGTTCAATTTGAATCATGCTGGAGATCCTGATCCACTAACAGAGCATTCCGTTTGTCCTGTCGTAATGGGTTCCAGATGGAGTAAGTTTAACGtatatagattttaaaatgaaaatattaccTAGTAACTAATATTCTTTCACAGCAATATCAAAATGGATTCATGAGCGTCAGCAAGTTTTTAAGAAACCTTGTTTCGCCTAATATGCAAATGTAAAATTCTATTAAAGTCGCCATTAGTAAGGCATGTGAGTAAATAAATAGCCATCGCTCATGGCGCACTTTGCTCCCTCAGTCTGGTGTCCCTTTCATTGTTTGCCATAAAAATTGCAAGTGCCACTAAATTCACAGTTAGTATTGGCAGGGGAGCCTCCAAGGA
It contains:
- the LOC108054431 gene encoding prolyl 4-hydroxylase subunit alpha-1; translation: MIQWSSLLTVLLCLIPMVVEGIEDKLYNESNERYSSSTVGLLKLLKVEQEFMDNLINYASHLEDKIQLLQRYLSAIGYELSLKDGVEYVSNPLYAFSLLRRTHEDLPKWYEYFKEAIGKEELSVLEDLVKKVPDNVDLHSAMQGIQRIERIYELRIDDMAQGVLQGMQYNIRLSYRDLIAMGHMMYKQRDYQAAAKWYRMACKRELEESDELLNEVLGNPSEYLHRQYIKALFVYASSISDPSKTTEEAFITAENSMAETSKEDVDNLIFNLNDPENDLVKEQQLYLTKRRPSNFEIGCRGLYRRKANLVCRYKFTTTPFLRLAPLKFEEINLDPYIAMYHEVLYDSEIEELKGQSINMMNGYAEERNGTEIRETVARHSWWSDTSSLRERINQRIIDMTGFNFSKTEKLQVANYGVGTYFKPHFDYTSDGFETPDATALGDRLASIIFYASDVSQGGATVFPEINVSIFPRKGSSLYWFNLFDDGRPNVRSQHAVCPVINGDRWTLTMWVHLFPQMFTMPCKS
- the LOC108054842 gene encoding prolyl 4-hydroxylase subunit alpha-1, whose protein sequence is MKWFAFQISLLLVVFPHTFCRGETENPEEKMIYSTSVMSMVKLLEIEESLKANLEVYVQEMQSKLDMIKLYQESLKRETLTTLEEKEEYVANPLNAYPLLRRLNQDWPKWLRYIKLAIATRKIKEMEVHLKSAPNDDDLKVALKGMTRIEQFYDQHADDLTKGFLMGRKFNSKLTAPDCVALGDFYYNQTQYSGSTHWYRMALRLHTFSEGMLYEKVLGLKRKRIYKKYAKALLKESVASDKAKLTATETNEWDNLAKQVVKEDNYENVKMLVDEYLSGDEKIFQEEAARLKPKPSKLMRGCRGEWPKKSSPELLCRYQMDTSAFVRIAPLKLEFLSLKPLVVLYHDVLYEKEFKSMRDIAIFNATMSDGWTYVEFDKKGKPKPQDRVVKMITFQGTTAPFTLSINRRIADMSGLEMRENMNLYLTNYGLGGHFGKHVDYVELAKRPTDFFADYGGDRIATALLYATDVPLGGTTVFTKLKIAVEPKKGNALIWFNLNHAGDPDPLTEHSVCPVVMGSRWTISKWIHERQQVFKKPCFA